One genomic region from Zalophus californianus isolate mZalCal1 chromosome 2, mZalCal1.pri.v2, whole genome shotgun sequence encodes:
- the LOC113924861 gene encoding GTP:AMP phosphotransferase AK3, mitochondrial-like: MGASARLLRAVIMGAPGSGKGTVSSRITKHFALKHLSSGDLLRDNMLRGTVVPAPFVEKTTFIDQGKLIPDDVMTGLALHELRNLTQYSWLLDGFPRTLPQAEALDRAYQIDTVINLNVPFEVIKQRLTARWIHPASGRVYNIEFNPPKAVGIDDLAGEPLIQRDDDKPETVVKRLKAYEVQTQPVLEYYQKKGVLETFSGTETDKIWPYVYAFLQTKVPQINQKASVTP, translated from the exons ATGGGGGCGTCCGCGCGGCTGCTGCGCGCGGTGATCATGGGGGCGCCGGGCTCGGGCAAGGGCACCGTGTCGTCGCGCATCACCAAGCACTTCGCGCTGAAGCACCTCTCCAGCGGGGACCTGCTCCGAGACAACATGCTTCGGGGcacagttgtcccagcaccatttgttgaaaagact ACTTTCATTGACCAAGGGAAGCTCATCCCAGATGATGTCATGACTGGGCTGGCCCTTCATGAGCTGAGAAACCTCACCCAGTATAGCTGGCTATTGGATGGTTTTCCAAGGACACTTCCACAGGCAGAAGCCCTGGATAGAGCTTATCAGATAGACACAGTGATTAATCTGAACGTGCCCTTTGAGGTCATTAAGCAGCGTCTCACTGCTCGCTGGATTCATCCAGCCAGCGGCCGAGTCTACAACATCGAATTCAACCCTCCCAAAGCTGTGGGCATTGATGACCTGGCCGGGGAGCCTCTCATTCAGCGTGATGATGACAAGCCAGAGACCGTTGTCAAGAGGCTGAAGGCTTATGAAGTGCAAACACAGCCGGTCCTGGAATATTACCAGAAAAAGGGGGTATTGGAAACCTTCTCTGGAACAGAAACCGACAAGATCTGGCCCTATGTCTATGCTTTCCTACAAACAAAAGTTCCACAAATAAACCAGAAAGCATCAGTTACTCCATGA